Proteins from one Quercus lobata isolate SW786 unplaced genomic scaffold, ValleyOak3.0 Primary Assembly Scq3eQI_49, whole genome shotgun sequence genomic window:
- the LOC115973021 gene encoding disease resistance protein Pik-2-like isoform X2 → MAEGALFHLAEKVLELLRSLTLQEVKLASSVKRVIEKLTNTVSTIQAVILDAEKQSSQDHQIKDWLRKLKDILHDADDLLDDFSTDVLQQKVMTKKELFIFKWLNLLDLVAPSTAAASTSSPNTSETQVSRHYI, encoded by the exons ATGGCTGAAGGAGCTTTGTTCCACCTTGCAGAAAAAGTCCTTGAACTGCTGCGTTCCTTAACTCTCCAAGAGGTCAAACTGGCCTCTAGTGTCAAAAGAGTGATTGAAAAACTAACAAACACAGTTTCCACAATCCAAGCAGTGATTCTAGATGCAGAAAAGCAGAGTTCTCAAGACCATCAGATCAAAGATTGGCTCAGAAAGCTCAAGGATATTCTCCATGATGCAGATGACTTGCTGGATGATTTCTCCACCGATGTTTTGCAACAGAAAGTGATGACAAAGAAG gaactttttattttcaaatggtTGAATCTTTTGGACCTAGTTGCACCTTCTACTGCTGCAGCCTCTACCTCATCTCCAAATACATCAGAG ACACAGGTTTCGCGCCATTATATTTGA
- the LOC115973021 gene encoding disease resistance protein Pik-2-like isoform X1 has product MAEGALFHLAEKVLELLRSLTLQEVKLASSVKRVIEKLTNTVSTIQAVILDAEKQSSQDHQIKDWLRKLKDILHDADDLLDDFSTDVLQQKVMTKKELFIFKWLNLLDLVAPSTAAASTSSPNTSEREPAHTEYGGLCDGG; this is encoded by the exons ATGGCTGAAGGAGCTTTGTTCCACCTTGCAGAAAAAGTCCTTGAACTGCTGCGTTCCTTAACTCTCCAAGAGGTCAAACTGGCCTCTAGTGTCAAAAGAGTGATTGAAAAACTAACAAACACAGTTTCCACAATCCAAGCAGTGATTCTAGATGCAGAAAAGCAGAGTTCTCAAGACCATCAGATCAAAGATTGGCTCAGAAAGCTCAAGGATATTCTCCATGATGCAGATGACTTGCTGGATGATTTCTCCACCGATGTTTTGCAACAGAAAGTGATGACAAAGAAG gaactttttattttcaaatggtTGAATCTTTTGGACCTAGTTGCACCTTCTACTGCTGCAGCCTCTACCTCATCTCCAAATACATCAGAG AGGGAGCCAGCACACACTGAGTATGGAGGATTGTGTGATGGTGGATGA
- the LOC115973015 gene encoding putative disease resistance RPP13-like protein 1 has translation MHDLMHDLATLVAGMESTMLTSSKENIGKKVRHVSFDLEDLLSNLEDSSRELPILMVKGMRIRTVLALSVGIELGKFTCDALISNLNYLRTLDLSKLDLSVVSHSIGELKHLRYLDLSKNKDIEFLPNSITKLLNLQTLKLSGYDSLKELHQGIKKLVNLRHLDTNCTKLTHMPLGLGHLTSLEILTRFVLKKGGFKASSYSWCKKKQARFGGGLSELKELSNLGGSLWIEKLGHGEDDMLECKATNMKEKQHLEELLLWWEWDDGESECYDEMSVEGLQPHPNLKSLWLCYYMGVRIPSWISSLTNLVHLRLSSNNRLQHLPALNQLPFLKFVYILNMKALEYISDEDITSNVLGGSSSSSSKTSFFPSLSSLILDECPNLKGWWRNSDDDVNEPHHLLLPSFPPCLSKLQILRCLNLTSMPSFPYLKEELVLRIASWKVLEQTMKMGATTSTFSSCYFPLSLNYNI, from the coding sequence ATGCATGATCTCATGCATGATCTTGCAACTCTTGTGGCTGGGATGGAAAGTACTATGTTAACTTCAAGTAAGGAAAATATTGGTAAAAAGGTTCGTCATGTATCATTTGATCTTGAGGATTTGTTGAGTAATCTAGAGGATTCATCAAGGGAACTTCCAATTCTCATGGTTAAAGGAATGAGAATACGAACAGTTCTTGCACTTAGTGTAGGGATAGAGTTGGGTAAGTTTACTTGTGATGCACTCATTTCAAATCTCAATTATTTGCGCACATTGGATTTGAGTAAATTAGATCTAAGTGTGGTGTCACATTCAATTGGGGAATTGAAACATTTAAGATATCTTGATCTTtccaaaaataaagatattgaaTTTCTCCCTAATTCGATTACCAAGTTGCTAAATTTGCAGACACTAAAACTCAGTGGCTATGACTCACTTAAAGAATTACACCAGGGCATTAAGAAGTTGGTCAATCTTAGGCATCTAGATACTAATTGCACCAAATTGACTCATATGCCCCTTGGACTTGGACATCttacttctcttgagatactAACACGGTTTGTCTTGAAGAAAGGAGGTTTCAAGGCAAGCTCTTATAGTTGGTGTAAGAAAAAACAAGCTAGGTTTGGTGGTGGGCTAAGTGAATTGAAGGAGCTGAGCAATTTGGGAGGAAGCCTATGGATTGAAAAATTGGGACATGGAGAGGATGACATGCTGGAATGTAAAGCCACAAATATGAAGGAGAAACAACATCTTGAAGAGCTTCTTTTATGGTGGGAGTGGGATGATGGAGAAAGCGAATGTTATGATGAAATGTCAGTAGAAGGCCTCCAACCACATCCAAATCTTAAATCGTTGTGGTTGTGTTATTATATGGGTGTGAGAATTCCAAGTTGGATCTCTTCTCTCACTAATCTTGTCCATTTGAGATTATCTAGTAATAATAGATTGCAGCACCTCCCAGCGTTAAATCAACTCCCTTTTCTCAAGTTTgtctatattttaaatatgaaagCTCTTGAATACATATCAGATGAAGACATTACTAGTAACGTGTTGGGTggttcctcttcttcttcttcaaaaacatcattcttcCCATCATTATCTTCTCTCATATTAGACGAATGCCCAAATCTGAAAGGATGGTGGAGGAATTCAGATGATGATGTTAATGAGCCACACCATCTCTTACTTCCATCATTTCCTCCTTGTCTTTCTAAATTACAGATTCTCAGATGCCTTAACTTGACTTCCATGCCCTCGTTTCCATATTTGAAAGAAGAGTTGGTATTGCGTATCGCTAGTTGGAAGGTATTGGAGCAAACAATGAAAATGGGAGCAACCACATCAACCTTCTCCTCATGctactttcctctctctctcaattacaATATTTGA